The Propionibacterium freudenreichii subsp. freudenreichii genome contains a region encoding:
- a CDS encoding magnesium transporter MgtE N-terminal domain-containing protein, producing MTSIFLSRLQGLPVLDASGDQVGKVRDFVCQFRSPGRLPRVKGMVVDLLAARRIYVPMERVHSVDANQIALAGVIDARRFVQRDNETLVFDDLFDRSVITTEGKSATIFDVAMRQVRTRQWELVEVALRERLPKRPFSFASRKGSVFTAPWTDIASTVARADQATDQKVAQLSDMPPADVARELHDMDPGRRVEVAEALDDEQLADAFQELPESEQVSLLSRLEVERAADVLEEMDPDDAADLINDLPTDFAEDLLERMEPKDAADVRNLMQYEDLTAGGMMTPEPVVLAPDATIADALAAVSREDVTPATASMVFITRPPTDTPSGRYIGAVHSQRLLREPPSVMTASVIDADLQPLAPDAGLYQVSRYFATYNLVIAPVVNARGQLVGAVTVDDVLDHMLPDDWRGVQMDGIHPDDQSREADE from the coding sequence ATGACATCGATCTTCCTCTCAAGGCTCCAGGGTCTGCCCGTGCTGGACGCATCGGGCGACCAGGTGGGCAAGGTGCGCGACTTCGTCTGCCAGTTCCGATCGCCGGGCCGATTACCCCGGGTCAAGGGCATGGTCGTCGACCTGCTGGCGGCCCGGCGCATCTACGTTCCGATGGAGAGGGTCCATTCGGTGGACGCCAACCAGATTGCGCTGGCCGGCGTGATCGATGCGCGCCGTTTCGTGCAGCGTGACAACGAGACCCTGGTGTTCGACGACCTGTTCGATCGGTCGGTGATCACCACCGAGGGCAAGTCGGCGACCATCTTCGATGTGGCCATGCGCCAGGTGCGCACCCGGCAGTGGGAACTCGTGGAGGTGGCCCTGCGCGAGCGGCTCCCCAAGCGTCCCTTCAGCTTCGCGAGCCGCAAGGGCAGCGTGTTCACCGCGCCGTGGACCGATATCGCCAGCACCGTGGCACGCGCCGACCAGGCCACCGACCAGAAGGTGGCGCAGCTGTCGGACATGCCCCCTGCCGACGTGGCCCGTGAGCTGCATGACATGGATCCCGGGCGGCGCGTCGAGGTGGCCGAGGCACTCGATGACGAACAGCTTGCCGACGCCTTCCAGGAGCTCCCCGAGTCGGAGCAGGTGTCCCTGCTGAGCCGCCTGGAGGTGGAGCGCGCCGCCGACGTGCTCGAGGAGATGGACCCCGACGACGCGGCCGACCTGATCAACGACCTGCCCACCGACTTCGCCGAGGACCTGCTGGAGCGCATGGAGCCCAAGGACGCTGCCGACGTGCGCAATCTGATGCAGTACGAGGACCTCACCGCCGGCGGCATGATGACCCCCGAACCGGTGGTGCTCGCCCCCGACGCCACCATCGCCGACGCCCTGGCGGCCGTGAGCCGCGAGGACGTGACCCCGGCAACAGCCTCCATGGTGTTCATCACCCGCCCACCCACCGACACGCCCTCCGGGCGCTATATCGGCGCGGTGCACAGCCAGCGACTGCTGCGCGAACCGCCTTCGGTGATGACCGCTTCGGTGATCGATGCCGACCTGCAACCACTGGCCCCCGACGCGGGCCTCTACCAGGTGAGCCGCTACTTCGCCACCTACAACCTCGTCATTGCACCGGTGGTCAACGCACGCGGCCAGCTCGTCGGCGCCGTGACCGTGGACGATGTGCTGGACCACATGCTGCCCGACGACTGGCGCGGCGTTCAGATGGACGGCATCCACCCCGATGACCAGAGCCGGGAGGCGGACGAATGA
- a CDS encoding DUF1003 domain-containing protein yields the protein MSDNSWADDRLNTPGDRTRFKRHLKNPFTGDSFGQFAEWVARFMGSPAFLLWMTIFVISWISLNVLGSWHHWDAYPFILLNLAFSTQASYSAPLILLAQNRQEARDKLSLEDDRRVAAQSRADMDFLAREIASLRASVGEMATRDFVRSELRDQIRELIAELEDSDDEADDAASQESSHTDASPDGS from the coding sequence ATGAGCGACAACAGCTGGGCAGATGACCGACTCAACACGCCGGGCGACCGCACCCGGTTCAAGCGCCACCTGAAGAACCCCTTCACCGGCGACAGCTTCGGACAGTTCGCCGAATGGGTCGCCCGCTTCATGGGCAGCCCCGCGTTCCTGCTGTGGATGACCATCTTCGTGATCAGCTGGATCTCGTTGAATGTGCTGGGCAGCTGGCACCACTGGGACGCCTATCCATTCATCCTGCTCAACCTGGCCTTCTCCACCCAGGCCTCCTACTCGGCCCCCCTGATCCTGCTGGCGCAGAACCGTCAGGAGGCACGTGACAAGTTGAGCCTGGAGGACGATCGCCGGGTCGCCGCCCAGTCGCGCGCCGACATGGACTTCCTGGCCCGCGAGATCGCCTCGCTGCGCGCCAGCGTCGGCGAGATGGCCACGCGTGATTTCGTGCGCTCCGAGCTGCGCGACCAGATCCGTGAGCTGATCGCCGAGCTGGAGGATTCCGATGACGAGGCCGACGATGCGGCCTCCCAGGAGAGCTCCCACACCGACGCCTCCCCCGACGGTTCCTGA
- a CDS encoding Mrp/NBP35 family ATP-binding protein, protein MSDAENPLLPQINEALTTVQDPEIRRPITDLGMVDGVSVDDQGNVDVKILLTVAGCPLQTTIRGDVQNALDKVEGVKDVNIELGTMNAQQREAMRNTLRGGEPEHEITFAQPGNLTRVLAVASGKGGVGKSSVTVNLALALAQRGLKVGLLDADIYGHSVPDMLGIPDAHPTVVDDMIMPVPALGISSISMGMLKESRDQVIAWRGPILDRALTQLLADVYWGDLDWFLIDLPPGTGDVAMSIGQKLPGSDVIVVTTPQANVAEVSERAGTMANMMHQQVIGVVENMSYLDYTCPKCGNHDHIELFGAGGGAQTAAALTERVGHSVPLLGQIPIDPVISSGGESGDPVVLAAPENPSAKAITTLAAMLASKPKGLAGKPLKMAVK, encoded by the coding sequence ATGAGCGATGCTGAAAACCCCCTGTTGCCCCAGATCAACGAGGCACTCACAACAGTCCAGGATCCTGAGATCCGCCGGCCGATCACTGACCTGGGCATGGTCGATGGGGTCAGCGTCGACGATCAGGGCAATGTGGACGTCAAGATCCTGCTGACCGTGGCCGGCTGTCCCCTGCAGACCACCATCCGCGGCGATGTGCAGAACGCCCTCGACAAGGTTGAGGGCGTCAAGGACGTGAACATCGAGTTGGGCACCATGAACGCCCAGCAACGCGAGGCCATGCGCAATACGCTGCGTGGCGGCGAGCCCGAGCACGAGATCACCTTCGCCCAGCCGGGCAACCTGACCCGCGTGCTGGCCGTTGCGTCCGGCAAGGGTGGCGTGGGCAAGAGCTCCGTCACCGTCAACCTGGCGCTGGCGCTGGCGCAGCGCGGGCTGAAGGTCGGCCTGCTGGACGCCGACATCTACGGACACTCGGTGCCCGACATGCTGGGCATCCCCGATGCGCATCCCACGGTCGTCGACGACATGATCATGCCGGTACCCGCCCTGGGCATCAGCTCGATCAGCATGGGCATGCTCAAGGAATCCCGCGATCAGGTGATCGCCTGGCGCGGGCCGATCCTGGACCGGGCCCTGACCCAGCTGCTGGCGGACGTCTACTGGGGCGACCTCGACTGGTTCCTCATCGACCTGCCCCCCGGCACTGGTGATGTCGCCATGTCGATCGGCCAGAAGCTGCCCGGCTCCGACGTGATCGTCGTCACCACCCCGCAGGCCAATGTGGCCGAGGTGTCCGAGCGCGCCGGCACGATGGCCAACATGATGCACCAGCAGGTGATCGGCGTGGTGGAGAACATGAGCTACCTCGATTACACCTGCCCCAAGTGCGGCAACCACGACCACATCGAGCTGTTCGGTGCCGGCGGCGGCGCCCAGACGGCTGCGGCACTGACCGAGCGTGTCGGCCATTCGGTGCCCCTGCTCGGCCAGATCCCGATCGATCCGGTGATCAGCTCCGGCGGCGAGAGCGGTGATCCGGTGGTGCTGGCCGCCCCGGAGAACCCGAGCGCGAAGGCGATCACCACCCTGGCGGCGATGCTTGCGTCCAAGCCCAAGGGGCTGGCCGGCAAGCCGCTCAAGATGGCCGTGAAGTAA
- a CDS encoding sec-independent translocase — protein MVPLAIFGINGSEFVILAVLAVIFFGPERIPEFSRKAARVVFYVRNIANDATSQLKEELGPEYKDLTVEDLNPKTFVKKHLLDDIQDQISEVKDDLNVVKTELNMAGEDVAAASAGVGAAIHADSPAPVDPDVASMRARYGLCFDLEAT, from the coding sequence GTGGTTCCTCTGGCCATCTTTGGCATCAACGGGAGCGAGTTCGTCATCCTCGCGGTGCTCGCCGTCATCTTCTTCGGGCCCGAGCGCATCCCCGAGTTCAGCCGCAAGGCGGCTCGCGTGGTGTTCTATGTGCGAAATATCGCCAATGACGCCACCTCCCAGCTGAAGGAGGAGCTCGGGCCCGAGTACAAGGACCTCACGGTGGAGGACCTCAACCCGAAGACCTTCGTGAAGAAGCACCTGCTCGACGACATCCAGGACCAGATCAGCGAGGTCAAGGATGACCTCAACGTGGTGAAGACCGAACTCAACATGGCCGGCGAGGACGTGGCCGCCGCGTCGGCCGGCGTCGGTGCGGCGATCCACGCAGACAGCCCTGCGCCGGTTGACCCGGATGTCGCCTCGATGAGGGCCCGCTATGGGCTGTGCTTCGATCTTGAGGCCACCTGA
- the dapA gene encoding 4-hydroxy-tetrahydrodipicolinate synthase, which produces MTEPIFGRMLTAMVTPFNADGSLDLPGAKRLAAHLVDDLTNDGLVISGTTGESPTTTDREKAELLAAVKAEVGDRANLIAGVGTNDTAHSIELAKQAEQAGADALLVVTPYYSLPPQSSIIDHFVAIADSTSLPVVLYDIPHRSGRAIETDSLLQLARHPRIVAVKDAKKDLDASGIVMSQTDLAYYAGDDAITLPLMSLGGVGLVGTSTHFTGRIAHQMIDAFVAQDLTEALRLHRLLLPVFTGVFATQGCLMVKAGLAHQGMPVGHCRAPLGEAPAELAQAFGKILDAAEL; this is translated from the coding sequence ATGACTGAACCGATCTTTGGCCGAATGTTGACCGCAATGGTCACCCCCTTCAACGCCGACGGGTCCCTCGACCTGCCCGGCGCCAAGCGCCTGGCCGCCCACCTCGTCGACGACCTGACCAATGACGGGCTGGTCATCTCGGGCACCACGGGGGAATCGCCCACCACGACCGATCGGGAGAAGGCCGAGCTCCTCGCGGCGGTGAAGGCCGAGGTCGGCGACCGGGCGAACCTCATCGCCGGTGTGGGCACCAATGACACCGCGCACAGCATCGAGCTGGCCAAGCAGGCCGAGCAGGCCGGGGCCGACGCGCTGCTGGTGGTGACGCCGTACTATTCGCTACCCCCGCAGTCGTCCATCATCGACCACTTCGTGGCCATCGCCGACTCCACCAGCCTTCCGGTGGTGCTCTACGACATCCCGCACCGCAGCGGCCGGGCCATCGAAACCGATTCGCTGCTGCAGCTGGCGCGTCATCCCCGCATCGTGGCCGTCAAGGATGCCAAGAAGGACCTGGACGCCTCCGGCATCGTCATGTCGCAGACCGACCTGGCCTACTACGCCGGCGACGACGCGATCACCCTGCCGCTCATGTCCCTGGGTGGCGTGGGCCTGGTCGGCACCTCCACCCACTTCACCGGACGCATCGCCCACCAGATGATCGACGCCTTCGTCGCGCAGGACCTGACCGAGGCGTTGCGCCTGCACCGGCTGCTGCTGCCGGTGTTCACCGGCGTCTTCGCCACCCAGGGCTGTCTCATGGTGAAGGCCGGCCTGGCGCACCAGGGCATGCCGGTGGGCCATTGCCGGGCCCCGCTCGGCGAGGCCCCCGCCGAATTGGCGCAGGCCTTCGGCAAGATCCTGGACGCCGCCGAGCTGTAG
- a CDS encoding O-methyltransferase produces the protein MSEAIREARDQAVLMGAPQLSNGSCSTLTMLTRAIGAQAIVEVGSATGASGLAFFAGMGDSGVLTSIDPQSQWQLEARNAFLSRNIPTRRFRLIPGLPLDVLNNLRDSAYDLVFINGDKLEYVEYFAQAQRLLRPGGLIVINDALWHNKIADPSNEDDETVIIREALQSVTDTENLTTALLPVGDGLLVAVSG, from the coding sequence ATGTCCGAGGCCATCCGTGAGGCCCGTGACCAGGCCGTGTTGATGGGTGCACCCCAGCTCAGCAATGGGTCGTGCAGCACCCTGACGATGCTCACCCGGGCCATCGGTGCCCAGGCGATCGTCGAGGTGGGTTCGGCGACCGGGGCCTCCGGGCTGGCCTTCTTCGCCGGCATGGGCGACTCCGGCGTGCTGACGTCGATCGACCCCCAGTCGCAGTGGCAGCTCGAGGCCCGCAACGCATTCCTGTCGCGGAACATCCCGACCCGCCGGTTCCGCCTCATCCCGGGCCTGCCGCTGGACGTGCTGAACAACCTGCGCGACTCGGCCTACGACCTGGTGTTCATCAACGGTGACAAGCTCGAATACGTCGAGTACTTCGCGCAGGCCCAGCGGCTGCTGCGTCCCGGCGGCCTGATCGTGATCAACGACGCCCTGTGGCACAACAAGATCGCCGATCCCTCCAATGAGGACGATGAGACGGTGATCATCCGCGAGGCGCTGCAGTCGGTCACCGACACCGAGAACCTCACCACGGCCCTGCTACCGGTCGGCGATGGCCTGCTGGTGGCCGTGAGCGGCTGA
- the glgC gene encoding glucose-1-phosphate adenylyltransferase translates to MAMATPSVLSIVLAGGEGKRLMPLTADRAKPAVPFGGTYRLIDFVLSNLANSNLLRTAVLTQYKSHSLDRHISMKWRMSAMLGNYVTPVPAQQRRGPHWYQGSADAIYQSMNLIKDTRPDYIVVFGADNIYRMDVMQMLDAHIDAGVSATVAGIRVPRSQASDFGIIDAHSDHRIRSFLEKPDDPPGLPGSPEESMASMGNYIFTGRALVDMLEADARDEDSKHDMGGNIVPAFVDAGDAIVYDFKDNVVPGATEHDKDYWRDVGTVDAFHSAHMDLVSVVPEFNLYNEEWPIWADSVQAPGAKFTLHGNAESSLVAPGCVISGGDVDHSVLSPKVRVEKGASIDRCVLMEEAQVGEDCILRNAILDKGVVITPGTNVGSDPEDDERRGLTVSPGGVTVVPKDFVVTKDGSEQGNPL, encoded by the coding sequence ATGGCCATGGCAACCCCAAGTGTCTTGTCCATCGTGCTTGCTGGAGGCGAGGGGAAGAGGCTGATGCCCCTCACTGCCGATCGGGCCAAACCGGCCGTCCCGTTCGGTGGCACCTACCGGCTGATCGACTTCGTGCTGTCCAACCTGGCGAACTCCAATCTGTTGCGGACCGCCGTGCTCACGCAGTACAAGTCGCACTCCCTTGACCGTCACATCTCGATGAAGTGGCGCATGTCGGCCATGCTGGGCAACTATGTGACGCCCGTACCCGCCCAGCAGCGTCGCGGGCCGCACTGGTACCAGGGCAGTGCCGATGCGATCTACCAGTCGATGAACCTCATCAAGGACACCCGCCCCGACTACATCGTGGTCTTCGGGGCCGACAACATCTACCGGATGGATGTCATGCAGATGCTCGACGCCCACATCGACGCCGGCGTCAGCGCCACCGTCGCGGGCATCCGGGTGCCGCGCTCCCAGGCGTCCGACTTCGGCATCATCGACGCGCACAGTGACCACCGGATCCGCAGCTTCCTCGAGAAGCCGGACGATCCCCCCGGCCTGCCCGGTTCCCCCGAGGAGTCCATGGCGTCGATGGGAAATTACATCTTCACCGGCCGGGCCCTGGTGGACATGCTGGAGGCCGACGCGCGCGACGAGGACTCCAAGCACGACATGGGTGGCAACATCGTGCCGGCCTTCGTGGACGCGGGCGACGCGATCGTCTACGACTTCAAGGACAATGTGGTGCCCGGCGCCACCGAGCATGACAAGGACTACTGGCGCGATGTGGGCACGGTGGACGCCTTCCACTCCGCCCACATGGACCTGGTCAGCGTCGTGCCCGAGTTCAACCTCTACAACGAGGAATGGCCCATCTGGGCCGACTCGGTGCAGGCCCCCGGCGCCAAGTTCACCCTGCACGGCAACGCGGAGAGCTCGCTGGTCGCGCCCGGTTGCGTGATCTCCGGCGGCGACGTGGACCATTCAGTGCTCAGCCCGAAGGTGCGCGTGGAGAAGGGGGCCTCGATCGACCGCTGCGTGCTCATGGAGGAGGCACAGGTGGGGGAGGACTGCATCCTGCGCAATGCCATCCTCGACAAGGGCGTCGTGATCACCCCGGGCACCAATGTCGGCAGTGATCCCGAGGACGACGAGCGCCGCGGACTCACCGTCAGCCCCGGCGGTGTCACCGTCGTGCCGAAGGACTTCGTGGTGACCAAGGACGGATCCGAACAGGGCAACCCGCTCTAG
- the glgA gene encoding glycogen synthase, which yields MHVSILTREYPPTIYGGAGVHVAQLVPQLRKLVDVDVQCMGEPRPGAVAHKEDYPPNANAALRVFGADLAMVASLEADTNLVHSHTWYANLGGHLSGLFASIPHVVTAHSLEPLRPWKKDQLGGGYELSSWAERTAFQGASAVIGVSSAMAADILHWYPELDPDKVHVVRNGIDVEEFYPDAAHDYCDKIGMDLDRPTVAFVGRITRQKGLVHLVRAAREFDKGTQLVLLASSPDTPEIAQQFSTAIEELRAIMGDDLIWVEEMAPRAAVRQVYSHATVFACPSIYEPLGIVNLEAMACEASVVASAVGGIPEVVDDGVTGSLVAYDPDQENDASYIADFEHRFAEQVNELTRNPARAEAFGKAGRQRCIDHFSWAKIAQQTVDVYNHAIEYYAAHGRQLASGTH from the coding sequence ATGCACGTCTCGATCCTCACCCGTGAATATCCTCCGACCATCTATGGCGGCGCAGGCGTCCATGTGGCGCAGTTGGTGCCGCAGTTGCGCAAGCTCGTCGACGTCGACGTGCAGTGCATGGGCGAGCCGCGCCCCGGTGCGGTGGCGCACAAGGAGGACTACCCGCCCAACGCCAATGCCGCGTTGCGGGTCTTCGGTGCCGACCTGGCGATGGTGGCCTCGTTGGAGGCCGACACCAACCTGGTGCACTCACACACCTGGTACGCCAACCTGGGTGGTCACCTCTCGGGGCTGTTCGCCTCGATCCCCCATGTGGTGACGGCCCATTCCCTGGAGCCGCTGCGTCCCTGGAAGAAGGACCAGCTGGGTGGGGGCTATGAGCTGTCGAGTTGGGCCGAGCGCACGGCCTTCCAGGGCGCCTCGGCGGTGATCGGGGTGAGTTCGGCGATGGCTGCCGACATCCTGCACTGGTATCCCGAGCTCGACCCCGACAAGGTGCATGTGGTGCGCAACGGCATCGACGTCGAGGAGTTCTACCCCGACGCCGCGCACGACTACTGCGACAAGATCGGCATGGACCTCGACCGCCCGACGGTGGCGTTCGTGGGACGCATCACCCGCCAGAAGGGCCTGGTGCACCTGGTGCGCGCCGCCCGCGAGTTCGACAAGGGCACCCAGCTGGTGCTGCTGGCAAGTTCCCCGGACACCCCCGAGATCGCCCAACAGTTCTCCACCGCCATCGAGGAATTGCGTGCCATCATGGGCGACGACCTCATCTGGGTGGAGGAGATGGCGCCGCGCGCCGCGGTGCGGCAGGTGTACTCCCACGCCACCGTGTTCGCCTGCCCGTCGATCTACGAGCCACTGGGCATCGTGAACCTCGAGGCGATGGCCTGCGAGGCGTCCGTGGTCGCCTCCGCCGTGGGCGGCATTCCCGAGGTGGTCGACGACGGTGTCACGGGTTCGCTCGTGGCCTATGACCCAGACCAGGAGAATGACGCGAGCTATATCGCCGACTTCGAGCACCGCTTCGCCGAGCAGGTCAATGAGCTCACCCGCAACCCGGCGAGGGCCGAGGCCTTCGGCAAGGCCGGTCGCCAGCGCTGCATCGACCACTTCAGCTGGGCCAAGATCGCCCAGCAGACGGTGGATGTGTACAACCACGCCATCGAGTACTACGCGGCCCACGGCCGCCAGCTGGCCAGCGGAACCCACTGA
- a CDS encoding DUF3117 domain-containing protein, whose protein sequence is MAAMKPRTGDGPMEVTKEGRGIVMRVPVDGGGRLVVELNATEASELLECLKGVVG, encoded by the coding sequence ATGGCAGCGATGAAGCCGCGCACCGGTGACGGCCCTATGGAAGTTACCAAAGAGGGCCGTGGAATTGTGATGCGAGTGCCGGTCGATGGCGGTGGGCGCCTCGTGGTGGAGTTGAACGCCACCGAGGCGAGCGAACTGCTCGAGTGCCTCAAGGGTGTCGTCGGCTGA
- a CDS encoding DivIVA domain-containing protein, which produces MVWAIGILIIVAIACGVFAARGKLGELAPAVPDRPGPDLPESGIRADDLHDVVFATVLRGYDPKQVRAAMDVLAGLLSEGANPPQEALTRVLATRFDVVTRGYEMDQVDAVINRVVAQLSAPRQDSDLGT; this is translated from the coding sequence GTGGTCTGGGCTATCGGAATTCTCATCATCGTGGCAATCGCCTGTGGCGTGTTTGCCGCGCGGGGGAAGCTCGGCGAGCTCGCGCCTGCGGTGCCCGATCGTCCCGGCCCCGACCTTCCCGAGTCGGGCATTCGCGCCGATGACCTGCACGACGTGGTCTTTGCCACGGTCTTGCGTGGCTACGACCCCAAGCAGGTACGCGCCGCGATGGACGTGCTCGCGGGATTGCTCTCCGAAGGGGCCAATCCTCCCCAGGAGGCCCTCACCCGGGTGCTTGCCACCCGCTTCGATGTGGTCACCCGGGGTTATGAAATGGATCAGGTGGATGCCGTGATCAACCGCGTGGTTGCGCAGCTCTCGGCACCCCGGCAGGACTCCGATCTGGGCACCTGA
- a CDS encoding chloride channel protein: MSERAQGPSAGSATPRRTTLGRLRALVARFTPSSPKAFRDSMSRWLLFGVVIGVVSGLGAVGFYWCLSHATQWLLVDLGGYLPPTTRGEGTGFPGADFARPWAIPAVTGGAALVAGILVACIAPEARGHGTDAAIAAVHHNPTGLRLRAALVKVVASSLIIGSGGSGGREGPTAQISATVISRLCGALRIPRPDARIAVAAAMASGIGAIFRAPLGGALLGAELLYRDDLEADAIMPGLISSIVAFAVYGSVYGFQPIFGTMSGLTFVHPAELLWFAVVGVAAGLLGRWYAQAFYAGGALLQRLPVPRAILPAIGGLCVGLLGLAVPAVLGTGYGWTQLQMTSGWMLSSPLWLVLVIPFAKIVATTLSIGSGGSGGVFGPGMVIGGATGAALWRIIHDMPGVSSSPAPYVIIGMIACFGAIAHAPLGVMLMVAEMTGNLSLLAPAMIAVAIATMIVGDNSIFHSQLRNRLEAARLYRGTPAP, from the coding sequence GTGTCCGAGCGCGCGCAGGGTCCCAGCGCGGGCAGCGCCACACCACGACGGACCACGCTGGGCCGCCTCAGGGCACTGGTTGCCCGGTTCACACCGTCGAGCCCCAAGGCCTTCCGCGATTCGATGTCGCGCTGGCTGCTGTTCGGGGTGGTGATCGGCGTCGTCTCCGGACTCGGCGCGGTCGGCTTCTACTGGTGCCTGTCCCACGCCACCCAGTGGTTGCTGGTCGATCTGGGCGGCTACCTGCCGCCCACCACCCGCGGCGAGGGCACCGGCTTCCCGGGCGCCGATTTCGCCCGTCCCTGGGCGATCCCGGCCGTCACCGGCGGTGCAGCCCTGGTGGCCGGCATCCTGGTGGCATGCATCGCCCCCGAGGCCAGGGGCCACGGCACCGACGCCGCCATCGCGGCCGTGCACCACAACCCCACCGGCCTGCGGCTGCGGGCCGCGCTGGTCAAGGTGGTCGCCTCCTCGCTGATCATCGGATCGGGCGGGTCAGGCGGGCGCGAGGGGCCCACCGCCCAGATCAGCGCCACCGTGATCTCACGCCTGTGTGGTGCCCTGCGCATCCCCCGTCCCGACGCCCGCATCGCCGTGGCGGCCGCCATGGCCTCAGGTATCGGCGCGATCTTTCGCGCGCCCTTGGGAGGGGCCCTGCTCGGAGCCGAGCTGCTCTACCGCGACGACCTTGAGGCCGATGCCATCATGCCGGGACTCATCTCGTCGATCGTGGCCTTCGCGGTGTACGGATCGGTGTACGGCTTCCAACCGATCTTCGGCACGATGAGCGGGCTCACGTTCGTGCATCCGGCCGAATTGCTGTGGTTCGCGGTCGTCGGGGTTGCCGCAGGACTGCTCGGCCGGTGGTACGCCCAGGCCTTCTATGCAGGCGGGGCACTGCTGCAGCGCCTTCCCGTGCCCAGGGCGATCCTGCCGGCGATCGGGGGACTGTGCGTGGGCCTGCTGGGACTCGCGGTGCCGGCCGTCCTGGGCACCGGCTACGGGTGGACCCAACTACAGATGACCAGCGGCTGGATGCTGTCGTCCCCACTGTGGTTGGTGCTGGTGATCCCCTTCGCCAAGATCGTGGCCACCACGCTGTCGATCGGCTCGGGGGGCTCGGGCGGCGTCTTCGGGCCCGGCATGGTGATCGGTGGGGCCACCGGGGCTGCCCTGTGGCGGATCATCCACGACATGCCCGGCGTCTCGTCGTCGCCGGCGCCCTATGTGATCATCGGCATGATCGCCTGCTTCGGCGCGATCGCGCATGCCCCGCTCGGCGTGATGCTGATGGTCGCCGAGATGACCGGGAACCTGTCGCTGTTGGCCCCGGCCATGATTGCGGTGGCGATTGCCACGATGATCGTCGGCGACAATTCGATCTTCCACAGCCAGTTGCGAAATCGCCTCGAGGCGGCGCGCCTGTATCGCGGGACCCCGGCGCCGTAG
- a CDS encoding LOG family protein, producing MAMKEDEARESDPARVRSASEWAEQAPTDNVPSAQVGEVFAGPVIRRGAEVDGSTTDQRLLESHHDGSWLHSDPWRVLRIQAEFVEGFGALEELGPAIAIFGSARTSRQAKAYQQARRMGHLLAEAGYAVISGGGPGTMEAVNRGASEAHGRSVGLGIELPYESSMNEYINLGVHFRYFFARKVMFLKYAQGFIVMPGGFGTFDELFEALTLLQTGKVSHFPVVLFGSEYWSGLLDWLRSQVLPSGNISAPDLDLVSVTDDVDEAVRLVTEAPPFEPRED from the coding sequence ATGGCAATGAAAGAAGACGAGGCCCGCGAGTCCGATCCCGCACGGGTGCGAAGCGCCTCGGAATGGGCCGAACAGGCCCCCACGGACAATGTTCCCTCGGCGCAGGTCGGCGAGGTCTTCGCCGGCCCGGTGATCCGACGCGGCGCGGAGGTGGATGGTTCCACCACTGACCAACGGTTGCTGGAGAGCCATCACGACGGATCATGGCTGCACAGCGATCCCTGGCGGGTGCTGCGCATCCAGGCCGAGTTCGTGGAGGGCTTCGGAGCCCTTGAGGAGCTCGGACCGGCCATTGCGATCTTCGGTTCGGCCCGTACCTCGCGCCAGGCGAAGGCCTATCAGCAGGCCCGGCGGATGGGCCACTTGTTGGCCGAGGCCGGCTATGCGGTGATCAGTGGGGGCGGTCCCGGCACCATGGAGGCGGTCAATCGCGGTGCCTCCGAGGCACACGGACGTTCCGTGGGCCTGGGCATCGAACTGCCCTACGAGTCTTCGATGAACGAGTACATCAACCTGGGCGTGCATTTCCGCTATTTCTTCGCCCGCAAGGTGATGTTCCTCAAGTACGCCCAGGGGTTCATCGTGATGCCCGGCGGGTTCGGCACCTTCGACGAGTTGTTCGAGGCCCTGACCCTGTTGCAGACTGGCAAGGTGAGCCACTTCCCGGTGGTGCTGTTCGGGTCCGAGTACTGGAGTGGACTGCTCGACTGGCTCAGGTCGCAGGTGCTGCCCTCGGGGAACATCTCGGCGCCTGACCTCGACCTGGTCAGTGTCACCGATGACGTCGACGAGGCCGTTCGCCTGGTCACCGAGGCACCGCCCTTCGAACCCCGCGAGGACTGA